GCAGGTAGAACAGAGATGAGTAGAGAAGGGCAGGCAATGTGTTTCTTTGCCGGAGCAAACTCTATTTTTGCGGGAGATAAGTTGTTGACTACTCCTAACCCAGATGTAAACGAGGATATGGAAATGTTCAAAATGTTAGGCTTAAACCCACAAAAGCCGTTTACAAAAGTATCACAGCCAAAAACTGTTGAAGCAAAGGATTCTCAATTAAAACCAATGGGCGAAAAACCGAAATGGTCAAGACCGGGTCATTCAATTGAGCGTAATGAAAATGCCAAGCAAAAGGCTAAAATTGTTGATTAATACTACATTAATACATTTTTAAGAAAATATTTTCTTAACGTTAATTACCTTTGGCATCCCTAAAAAAACCAAGAGTAATTGAAGTTAGCAGACATTCCTAGGGTAAAAAATATTACTAAGGACGACTTTATAGAAAACTACTTTAAGCCTCAAAAGCCTGTTGTGTTAGAACAGGCTATTGCAGACTGGCCAGCCTTTACTAAATGGAATTTAGATTACATGAAAGAGGTTGCAGGGGATATTACTGTGCCCTTATATGATAATAGACCGGTTCAGCATAAAGACGGTTTTAACGAGCCACATGCTAAAATGAAAATGGCGGACTATGTTGATCTTTTAAAAAAAGAGCCAACCAAATACAGAATTTTTCTTTGGAATATTTTAAAGGAAGTACCTGCCTTACAGAAAGACTATGCCTTTCCGGATTTTGGGTTAAGGCTTTTAAAAGGGCTGCCAATGTTGTTTTTTGGCGGAAGAGATTCATACACCTTTATGCATTATGATATTGATTTAGCCAATATTTTTCATTTTCATTTTGATGGAGAGAAAGAAGTGGTGTTGTTTCCTCAATCTGAAACAAAGAGGCTTTATAAAGTACC
The sequence above is a segment of the Maribacter dokdonensis DSW-8 genome. Coding sequences within it:
- a CDS encoding cupin-like domain-containing protein; protein product: MKLADIPRVKNITKDDFIENYFKPQKPVVLEQAIADWPAFTKWNLDYMKEVAGDITVPLYDNRPVQHKDGFNEPHAKMKMADYVDLLKKEPTKYRIFLWNILKEVPALQKDYAFPDFGLRLLKGLPMLFFGGRDSYTFMHYDIDLANIFHFHFDGEKEVVLFPQSETKRLYKVPHSLITHESIDFSNPDYQKWPALRHANGFKTTLKHGEVLYMPEGFWHYMKYITPGFSMSLRALARNPKNLGKAFYNILIMRYYDVLMRKLKGQDWIDAKNIRAITDTNKNVEALDEN